Proteins encoded in a region of the Dreissena polymorpha isolate Duluth1 chromosome 6, UMN_Dpol_1.0, whole genome shotgun sequence genome:
- the LOC127835566 gene encoding replication initiator 1-like, with protein MQRLPVEFTKSLPAPRPIRHPQPAHTPNFLVRPPPTGFHLSAATSSATGGYHSLPVFSLPPGTSLTPSGPIPAPVLPYPGMPFPPFALESSAHELQQLNFLQSINRAQHATSVQENSKIKTPINRNYLELAMLVCNTFRGKLFPCPHCRYVTDRRNNLKRHISTMHQTCDKLLECCGVSFSTKASLREHIMIFHHNGYSCPYCGRRFCRKALLKRHLSVHSGQKDYICPSCDYATSHKSNLERHKRIHERLKLGEDGTLFDCGDFTSHALSQSPDTTGNSCLDSEAKGDNYVDIDSSDDSSDIDVTEESLLDNEKLRSYPIYVPNVRRELIGPKCSSNNSTKNDTFECDTTKRQMYKLESDEHVVKNEIPLNDRATFYQMSQHIALDFSKTMPSNHSAASSTASVSQQKTSCVIGPNSILDDNVGKKH; from the coding sequence ATGCAAAGACTTCCGGTGGAGTTCACCAAATCACTTCCGGCGCCACGTCCCATCCGACACCCCCAGCCGGCGCACACACCAAACTTTCTTGTGCGCCCGCCGCCCACCGGTTTCCACCTGAGCGCGGCCACGTCATCAGCAACCGGGGGATATCACTCACTTCCGGTGTTTTCCTTACCACCGGGAACCAGCTTGACGCCCAGCGGACCGATTCCGGCACCTGTTCTTCCATACCCAGGTATGCCCTTCCCGCCCTTTGCGCTGGAATCCTCAGCGCACGAACTTCAACAGCTAAACTTCCTTCAGTCTATTAATCGCGCGCAACATGCGACTAGCGTGCAAGAAAACTCCAAAATAAAAACCCCCATCAACCGGAACTACCTGGAGCTCGCGATGCTCGTCTGTAACACATTTCGCGGGAAGCTCTTCCCGTGTCCGCACTGCCGTTACGTCACGGACCGACGCAACAATCTGAAACGCCACATTTCTACCATGCATCAGACGTGTGACAAGCTCCTCGAGTGCTGCGGGGTCAGCTTCAGTACCAAGGCGTCACTTCGAGAACACATCATGATATTCCACCATAACGGGTACTCGTGTCCCTACTGCGGGCGCCGGTTTTGCCGAAAAGCGTTGCTGAAGAGACACTTGTCCGTTCATAGCGGGCAGAAAGATTACATTTGTCCGAGTTGCGACTATGCGACCAGCCATAAAAGCAACCTGGAACGCCACAAACGTATTCACGAACGCTTGAAACTTGGCGAAGACGGGACGCTGTTCGACTGCGGTGATTTCACGAGTCACGCGCTCTCACAGAGTCCGGACACGACCGGTAACTCTTGTCTAGATTCGGAAGCAAAGGGAGACAATTACGTCGACATTGATTCGTCAGACGACAGTTCCGACATCGACGTTACGGAAGAGTCGTTGCTGGACAACGAAAAATTACGAAGCTATCCGATTTATGTACCAAACGTAAGACGTGAGCTTATTGGTCCGAAATGTTCATCGAATAACTCGACCAAAAACGATACATTTGAGTGTGATACAACTAAGCGCCAAATGTACAAACTGGAATCGGATGAACATGTTGTTAAGAACGAAATTCCCTTGAATGACAGGGCCACGTTCTATCAGATGTCGCAACACATAGCTCTGGATTTTTCTAAGACCATGCCATCAAATCATAGCGCCGCGTCTTCTACGGCGAGTGTTTCCCAACAGAAAACCTCCTGTGTGATAGGACCAAATAGTATATTAGATGACAATGTAGGGAAGAAACATTGA